From the genome of Bordetella sp. H567, one region includes:
- a CDS encoding ABC transporter ATP-binding protein, protein MNGHATPVLSLRGAEMRFVQPVDLAGRIANLFGAGLRKTVVHAVAGVDLDVMPGEVIGVVGESGCGKSTLGRMISGILPPTAGSIAYDGKPVAAMDDKQRRAYELGVQMIFQDPYASLNPRMRVEEIIGEAPMVHGLVSRRDRKDYVAGLMRQVGLDPAYGQRYPHQFSGGQRQRIGIARALALKPRVIVCDEAVAALDVSIQAQVLNLFAHLRRELDLTYLFISHNLGVVSHISDRVAIMYLGRIVELASTEQVFEHANHPYTQALLKELPTLNPQRRSFQPIQGELPSPLAPPPGCAFHPRCPHAMDRCRQERPLLREIAPGQLSACHLNDLAQAAPRPVVFHASRVATTG, encoded by the coding sequence ATGAACGGGCACGCCACTCCCGTCCTGTCCCTGCGCGGCGCGGAAATGCGCTTCGTGCAACCCGTCGACCTGGCCGGCCGCATTGCCAACCTGTTTGGCGCGGGGCTGCGCAAGACCGTGGTGCACGCCGTCGCGGGCGTCGACCTGGACGTCATGCCGGGTGAAGTCATCGGTGTGGTTGGCGAATCCGGCTGCGGGAAATCCACGCTGGGCCGAATGATCAGCGGCATCCTGCCGCCGACGGCGGGCAGCATTGCCTACGATGGCAAGCCGGTGGCCGCCATGGACGACAAGCAGCGGCGCGCCTACGAGCTGGGCGTGCAGATGATCTTCCAGGATCCCTACGCCTCGCTCAATCCGCGCATGCGGGTGGAAGAAATCATCGGCGAAGCGCCCATGGTGCATGGCCTGGTCAGCCGCCGCGATCGCAAGGACTACGTGGCCGGGCTGATGCGGCAGGTAGGCCTGGACCCGGCGTATGGGCAGCGCTATCCGCACCAGTTCTCCGGCGGCCAGCGCCAGCGTATCGGCATTGCGCGCGCGCTCGCGCTCAAGCCGCGGGTCATCGTCTGCGACGAGGCCGTCGCAGCGCTGGACGTGTCCATCCAGGCGCAGGTGCTGAACCTGTTCGCGCACCTGCGCCGAGAACTGGACCTGACTTATCTGTTCATCAGCCACAACCTGGGCGTGGTCAGCCATATATCGGATCGCGTCGCCATCATGTACCTGGGACGCATCGTCGAACTGGCGTCCACCGAACAGGTCTTCGAACACGCCAATCATCCGTATACCCAGGCGCTGCTGAAGGAACTGCCTACCCTGAATCCGCAGCGGCGCAGCTTCCAGCCCATCCAGGGCGAGTTGCCATCGCCGCTGGCGCCGCCGCCAGGCTGTGCCTTCCATCCGCGCTGCCCGCACGCCATGGACCGGTGCCGACAGGAACGGCCGCTGCTGCGCGAAATCGCCCCCGGGCAATTGAGCGCCTGTCATTTGAATGATCTGGCCCAGGCCGCGCCGCGGCCGGTCGTTTTCCATGCGAGTCGCGTCGCGACCACAGGTTGA
- a CDS encoding N-formylglutamate amidohydrolase, which produces MRTTDTPFAPYVRIAPRVPPLPLICDSPHSGVTYPADFGYAIEPELLRIGEDTHVDELWRSIPDVGGTLILAQFPRTYIDPNREPDDIDPRLLAGPWPGAIHPSEKSRIGHGLIWSKAGGRPIYDRKLPVQEVQHRIQAYHQPYHEALNRDIEAAYKQFGAVWHLNLHSMPSDSYEVLQVPGERELADFVLGDRDGTTCAPEFVDVVEDSLRASGYTVARNDPFKGVALIARLGKPAQRRHSLQIEIHRGQYMNEQTFEKNEKFPAMQAALTKAAQDVALYIQRQL; this is translated from the coding sequence ATGCGCACCACCGATACGCCTTTCGCCCCCTACGTCCGCATCGCGCCGCGCGTGCCGCCGCTGCCGCTGATCTGCGATTCACCGCACAGTGGCGTGACCTATCCCGCGGATTTCGGTTATGCCATCGAGCCCGAACTCCTGCGCATCGGCGAGGACACCCACGTCGACGAATTGTGGCGCAGCATTCCCGACGTCGGCGGCACGCTGATCCTGGCCCAGTTTCCGCGCACGTATATCGATCCCAACCGCGAGCCCGACGATATCGATCCGCGCCTGCTGGCCGGGCCCTGGCCCGGCGCGATCCATCCCTCGGAAAAAAGCCGCATCGGCCACGGACTGATCTGGAGCAAGGCCGGCGGCCGGCCCATCTACGACCGCAAGTTGCCGGTGCAGGAGGTACAGCATCGCATCCAGGCCTATCATCAGCCCTATCACGAGGCGCTCAACCGCGATATCGAAGCGGCGTACAAGCAATTCGGCGCGGTGTGGCACCTCAACCTGCATTCCATGCCGTCGGATTCGTACGAGGTGCTGCAGGTTCCCGGCGAGCGCGAATTGGCCGACTTCGTGCTGGGCGATCGGGACGGCACCACCTGCGCGCCGGAATTCGTCGATGTGGTGGAGGACTCCCTGCGCGCAAGCGGCTATACGGTGGCGCGCAACGATCCCTTCAAGGGCGTGGCGCTGATCGCCCGCCTGGGCAAGCCGGCGCAGCGGCGCCATAGCTTGCAGATCGAGATTCATCGCGGGCAGTACATGAATGAGCAGACGTTCGAAAAGAACGAGAAGTTCCCGGCCATGCAGGCCGCACTGACCAAGGCGGCGCAAGACGTCGCGCTATACATTCAAAGGCAACTATGA
- a CDS encoding M20 aminoacylase family protein: MKTLDEIERAHGALTAIRRDIHAHPELAFEETRTSALVAEKLREWGIEVHTGFGKTGIVGVLQGTGGKGKTIGLRADMDALPMPENNRFAHKSTISGRMHGCGHDGHTTMLLGAAQYLSRHRDFKGTVVFIFQPAEENGNAGARAMMQDGLFDKFPCDAVFGIHNMPGMPANEFGIRSGPTMASSNRFTITIKGVGGHAAQPHKTVDTIVIASEMVGVLQSVVSRTKNPLDTAVLTVTQIHAGDSFNVIPAEAVIRGTVRTYTTEVLDLMEDTIRRIATTLPQVYGGSGELDFVRAYPPLVNWEKETEFAAQVAEAAFGKESVNRAVPPFMGAEDFSFYLEKVPGCYIFLGNGEGDHRLESYHGMGPCTLHNPNYDFNDALLPVGATYWVKMVQTFLAQA, from the coding sequence ATGAAAACCCTGGACGAAATCGAGCGCGCGCATGGCGCGCTCACGGCGATACGCCGCGATATCCATGCACATCCCGAACTGGCTTTCGAGGAAACCCGCACGTCCGCGCTGGTGGCGGAAAAGCTGCGCGAGTGGGGCATCGAGGTCCATACCGGTTTCGGCAAGACCGGTATCGTGGGCGTCTTGCAGGGCACGGGCGGCAAGGGCAAAACCATCGGCCTGCGCGCCGATATGGACGCCCTTCCCATGCCGGAGAACAATCGCTTCGCGCACAAGTCGACGATCTCCGGCCGCATGCACGGCTGTGGCCACGACGGCCATACGACCATGCTGCTGGGCGCCGCGCAGTACCTGTCTCGGCATCGCGACTTCAAGGGCACGGTGGTGTTCATCTTCCAGCCCGCCGAAGAGAACGGCAACGCCGGTGCGCGGGCGATGATGCAGGATGGCCTGTTCGACAAATTCCCCTGCGATGCCGTCTTCGGCATCCATAACATGCCGGGCATGCCAGCCAATGAGTTCGGCATCCGTTCCGGTCCGACCATGGCGTCGAGCAACCGCTTCACCATTACCATCAAGGGCGTGGGCGGCCATGCGGCGCAGCCGCACAAGACGGTGGACACCATCGTCATCGCATCCGAGATGGTGGGCGTGCTGCAAAGCGTGGTGTCGCGCACCAAGAACCCGCTGGACACCGCGGTGCTGACGGTCACGCAAATCCATGCCGGCGATTCGTTCAACGTGATACCGGCGGAAGCCGTCATACGCGGCACGGTGCGCACCTACACCACGGAAGTGCTGGACCTGATGGAGGACACCATCCGCCGCATCGCCACCACGCTGCCGCAGGTCTACGGTGGCTCCGGCGAACTGGACTTCGTGCGCGCGTATCCGCCGCTGGTGAACTGGGAAAAAGAAACCGAATTCGCCGCGCAGGTCGCGGAAGCGGCTTTCGGCAAGGAAAGCGTGAACCGCGCCGTGCCGCCTTTCATGGGGGCGGAGGATTTCTCCTTCTATCTGGAAAAGGTGCCCGGCTGCTATATCTTTCTGGGCAACGGCGAAGGCGATCATCGCCTGGAGTCGTACCACGGCATGGGCCCATGCACGCTGCACAACCCCAACTACGATTTCAATGACGCCCTGCTGCCCGTGGGGGCCACGTATTGGGTGAAGATGGTCCAGACCTTCCTGGCCCAGGCTTGA
- a CDS encoding acyl-CoA dehydrogenase family protein, producing the protein MDFNLTPEQRDFQDAVRRYAENELRDGARERAHSNDYPWDVARSMARQGLLGITISEANGGVGGSLMDAVIAIETVAAVCPRSADVVQAGNFGAIRVLAEYGNAIQKEKYLRPLLAGEMLISVGMTEPEAGSAVTELKTRATRDGDGWRINGSKIFTTHGPHANVILAYVRFGPGTQGIGSVLIDTKAQGVRLGKRSSFMSGEEWAEIFFDNVFVPDDMVVLGEGGFKKQIAGFNVERIGNTARSLALGRYAYEEARGWALQRKQFGRLLCEFQGLQWKFADMRIKLDAGQLLLYRAASNADTGFPSATETAIAKAYCNQTGFDVANEALQVLGGMGYSRESLVEYCVRRCRGWMIAGGSIEILKNRIAEGVFERTFPQRPPRD; encoded by the coding sequence ATGGATTTCAATCTCACGCCCGAACAACGCGATTTCCAGGACGCCGTACGCCGCTATGCGGAAAACGAGTTGCGCGACGGCGCCCGCGAGCGCGCGCATTCCAACGACTACCCTTGGGACGTCGCGCGATCGATGGCCCGGCAAGGCTTGCTGGGCATCACCATCAGCGAAGCCAACGGCGGCGTCGGCGGCTCGCTGATGGATGCGGTCATTGCCATCGAAACCGTCGCCGCCGTCTGCCCGCGCAGCGCGGACGTCGTCCAGGCGGGCAACTTCGGAGCGATCCGCGTGCTCGCCGAATACGGCAACGCCATCCAGAAGGAAAAATACCTGCGCCCGCTGCTGGCCGGCGAGATGCTGATTTCCGTCGGCATGACCGAACCGGAAGCCGGCTCGGCGGTCACCGAATTGAAAACCCGCGCGACGCGCGACGGCGATGGCTGGCGCATCAACGGATCGAAGATCTTCACCACGCACGGCCCGCACGCCAACGTGATCCTGGCCTACGTGCGCTTCGGTCCTGGCACGCAGGGCATCGGCTCGGTCCTGATCGACACCAAGGCGCAGGGCGTACGCCTGGGCAAGCGGTCGTCCTTCATGTCCGGCGAGGAATGGGCGGAGATTTTCTTCGACAACGTGTTCGTGCCGGACGATATGGTGGTGCTGGGCGAGGGCGGCTTCAAGAAGCAGATCGCAGGCTTCAATGTGGAACGCATCGGCAACACCGCGCGATCGCTGGCGCTGGGCCGTTATGCCTATGAAGAAGCGCGCGGCTGGGCGCTGCAGCGCAAGCAGTTCGGCCGACTGCTGTGCGAATTCCAGGGCCTGCAATGGAAGTTCGCGGACATGCGGATCAAGCTGGACGCCGGCCAGTTGCTGCTATACCGGGCGGCCTCCAACGCCGACACCGGTTTCCCGTCGGCAACGGAAACGGCGATCGCCAAGGCCTATTGCAACCAGACCGGATTCGATGTCGCCAACGAGGCGCTGCAGGTCCTGGGCGGCATGGGCTACAGCCGGGAATCGCTGGTGGAATACTGCGTGCGGCGCTGCCGCGGCTGGATGATCGCGGGCGGTTCGATCGAAATCCTGAAGAACCGCATCGCAGAAGGCGTGTTCGAGCGCACCTTCCCGCAGCGCCCGCCCCGCGACTGA